The proteins below come from a single bacterium genomic window:
- a CDS encoding replication-associated recombination protein A yields the protein MPATSLFNLDKSTSKAPFAERMRPGTLAEIVGQDEIIGPDSSLGKLLRTPGAVIPSVILWGPPGSGKTTIARVIAQTINAQIEQLSGVLDGVTELRAVIDRARDQQKAFAKPTVVLVDEIHRFNRAQQDAFLPHVESGLITIVGMTTENVSFRLRGALLSRLRVIQIKQLEPAAIRKLLERAVNLLEKSITEEALNFILQISAGDARRALTALEWASVSAGREITKAEIVNGFGSEQPVRFDQAGDEHYDTISAFIKSLRGSDPDAALYYMLRALEGGEDPLFLTRRMMIFAAEDAACDPRALEIAINVDRAVERIGLPEGEIPLAQAVTYLASCPKSNASYLALKRMQEIVKENPGLEIPLHLRNAPTELMKELGYSKGYQYPHDFPEAFVPERYLPEKLAGIVVYQPSTRGVEGQIKERLERIRALIPK from the coding sequence ATGCCTGCAACAAGCCTCTTCAATCTAGATAAATCGACGAGCAAGGCACCTTTTGCCGAAAGAATGCGGCCAGGAACGCTAGCTGAAATCGTTGGGCAGGATGAAATTATTGGCCCAGACAGTTCTCTCGGTAAACTACTGCGTACACCGGGGGCGGTAATTCCCTCGGTGATCTTATGGGGGCCACCTGGGTCGGGTAAAACCACAATCGCGCGAGTGATTGCACAAACGATCAATGCACAGATTGAACAGCTTTCAGGAGTTTTAGATGGTGTTACGGAATTGCGCGCAGTGATTGACCGTGCGCGCGATCAGCAAAAGGCATTTGCTAAGCCGACTGTAGTTCTGGTTGATGAGATTCATCGCTTTAATCGCGCACAGCAAGACGCCTTTTTGCCTCACGTCGAATCTGGATTAATTACGATTGTTGGGATGACGACAGAGAACGTGAGCTTTCGTCTGCGTGGGGCACTACTCAGTCGACTACGCGTGATTCAAATTAAGCAACTCGAACCCGCAGCAATAAGAAAACTTTTAGAACGAGCAGTTAATCTTCTAGAAAAATCAATTACCGAGGAAGCGCTAAATTTCATTTTACAAATCAGTGCAGGGGATGCCAGACGCGCATTAACGGCACTAGAGTGGGCAAGTGTTAGTGCGGGGCGGGAGATCACGAAAGCAGAGATTGTGAATGGATTTGGCAGTGAGCAACCGGTGCGCTTCGATCAAGCAGGGGATGAACACTACGATACGATTTCAGCATTTATTAAATCACTGCGTGGTTCGGATCCAGATGCCGCCTTATATTATATGTTACGAGCGCTTGAAGGTGGTGAAGACCCGCTATTTTTAACCCGACGAATGATGATCTTTGCTGCAGAAGATGCAGCCTGTGACCCGCGGGCATTAGAAATTGCTATCAATGTTGACCGTGCAGTTGAGCGCATTGGTTTACCTGAAGGTGAAATCCCACTTGCGCAAGCAGTCACCTATTTGGCTTCATGTCCTAAATCAAACGCATCTTATTTGGCCCTGAAGCGTATGCAGGAAATTGTCAAAGAAAATCCTGGCCTTGAAATTCCGCTACATCTTCGAAATGCGCCAACAGAACTCATGAAAGAACTCGGTTACAGTAAGGGCTATCAGTATCCACACGATTTTCCAGAAGCTTTTGTGCCCGAACGCTATTTGCCAGAAAAATTAGCCGGGATAGTTGTCTATCAGCCGAGTACTCGCGGGGTTGAAGGACAAATTAAAGAGCGTTTAGAGCGGATTCGAGCGTTGATTCCAAAGTGA
- a CDS encoding rod shape-determining protein codes for MISVGTEGVLPEFEIDINSGIVQHDLVRERNLPEPPPQQSWKGFLSGFFAQDMAMDLGTANTLIYIRGQGVVLDEPSVVAVREDDGRVVAVGKKAKEMYGKTSRNVRCVRPLKDGVIADFEMTHLMIKSFLTAVSKRWQLRRPRLIVSVPTGITMVEKRAVVDAAISSGARHVHLVEEPMAAAIGCGLPINQPGASMVIDIGGGTTEVAVISLGATAYSESVRVAGDEMDEAIETFIRKAFNMHVGIFEAERVKLAIGSAMPMTHPREIKIFGRDLATGCPRELIIDDSTVRKALQEPLSAIIDAVVRGLERTSPEFCEDILKRGVYIAGGGALLAGLPERLSLETGLKFFRAANPLTAIVRGAGAVLENFKEYREVCIS; via the coding sequence ATGATTTCAGTTGGAACTGAAGGCGTCCTCCCCGAATTTGAAATTGATATTAATTCTGGGATCGTCCAGCATGATCTTGTACGCGAAAGAAACTTACCTGAACCTCCCCCACAACAATCTTGGAAGGGATTTCTCTCCGGTTTTTTTGCTCAAGACATGGCGATGGACCTGGGGACTGCCAACACCTTAATCTATATCCGCGGACAAGGTGTTGTGCTGGATGAACCGAGTGTTGTCGCAGTACGCGAAGATGATGGCCGCGTCGTTGCTGTCGGCAAAAAAGCCAAAGAAATGTATGGCAAAACTTCTCGCAACGTCCGCTGCGTACGCCCACTTAAAGACGGTGTTATCGCCGACTTTGAAATGACCCATTTAATGATTAAAAGTTTTTTGACAGCAGTCTCTAAGCGTTGGCAGCTCAGACGTCCACGCCTAATTGTGAGTGTTCCAACTGGCATCACCATGGTTGAGAAAAGAGCTGTTGTCGACGCAGCAATTTCTAGCGGAGCCAGGCATGTGCATCTTGTCGAGGAGCCCATGGCTGCGGCGATTGGTTGCGGACTACCGATCAACCAGCCTGGTGCGAGTATGGTTATTGACATTGGCGGCGGCACGACTGAAGTCGCGGTCATTAGCCTCGGCGCCACAGCTTATTCAGAAAGCGTTAGAGTTGCTGGCGATGAAATGGATGAGGCAATTGAGACATTCATCCGTAAAGCATTTAATATGCATGTTGGAATTTTCGAGGCTGAGCGTGTGAAACTCGCAATTGGATCAGCCATGCCGATGACTCATCCGCGCGAAATCAAAATTTTTGGGCGCGACTTAGCGACAGGCTGTCCGCGGGAGCTTATTATTGATGACTCAACTGTACGTAAAGCCTTACAAGAACCCCTCAGCGCCATTATCGACGCAGTGGTGCGGGGGTTAGAACGAACTAGTCCTGAATTTTGTGAAGATATACTTAAACGCGGGGTTTATATTGCAGGTGGCGGAGCCCTACTTGCCGGACTTCCTGAGCGCCTTAGCCTTGAGACGGGATTGAAATTTTTCCGAGCTGCAAATCCACTGACTGCAATTGTGCGTGGAGCTGGTGCTGTGCTTGAGAATTTCAAAGAGTATCGAGAAGTCTGTATTAGTTAG
- a CDS encoding alkaline phosphatase family protein encodes MKFLRYLLYLACLLPNLAAANPLQGKTVVLALDGFPWWVLSEPEWQAEMPKLSQFKAQFIQHGGLALPLTPPEPPKTATSFASILTGVDLEKTGVENLKDELALRFDQLKVEPFWIDLVKSGKKVVLLGGTHLAPSSAIEKKLIEQDAKGKLLIVNPYPAKPGMPETDPRNQLKLFVYPDTRHNRDELNNLVAALQLYDFAIPQYHAGAFGPSAIAGGDGAAEDRLLERFSNDLKNWEKLTIRALAQQEYDLIFSYHPMLDRIGHLWGKAVRYKQNPILTEKFTKALRLLDQSLGQILDTTEKVDHWVVISDHGLHGRALKTQPLAHPDSRGIAMFDSKLVDHHLASRSIQSKDLRAIIERAVRGFDTLVFSQGETIYQFFLKQLQPLARELMQRPLVLKSPITKSFYFALADQATTHAMNVSKIETNQFKDAILYFNRPSTTVIYADGKQQEIHVGDHQNRALVRFALFDAQQGIRLKFSTLSNAQQPREMLFLSYDLNNLRQYTLGSDLKLWDKTYPEHCMLTKATDPAAVSKFLLTSSIVGFDAKSFYELSNAQQDLVLDTIGISLAETFKAYQFGLERYGEASGWNILSLTVLAPYFSGGGQIVIPVGQNLSTSSADCDYFHDDFHSRYPIRVKLEELISHYTATKHPKLFTKLTREQRVNLFRTFLKEPDLKLRDEISVQDLEYFAAILTTEQRQINEYIQELLQQAKHSPSAKQRYFSYGAGAPLQPYY; translated from the coding sequence GTGAAATTTCTACGGTATCTTCTTTATCTTGCTTGCCTACTGCCGAATTTAGCTGCAGCAAATCCTCTCCAAGGAAAAACAGTAGTCCTCGCGTTAGATGGTTTTCCGTGGTGGGTTTTGAGTGAGCCGGAATGGCAGGCTGAAATGCCTAAATTAAGTCAATTCAAGGCGCAATTTATTCAGCACGGTGGGCTAGCTTTGCCGTTAACCCCGCCAGAACCTCCAAAAACTGCAACTTCGTTTGCATCGATCCTTACCGGCGTTGATCTCGAAAAGACAGGAGTAGAGAACTTGAAAGACGAGCTTGCGCTGCGGTTCGATCAACTCAAAGTTGAACCGTTCTGGATTGATTTGGTAAAATCAGGCAAAAAAGTAGTGCTTCTAGGAGGTACGCATCTTGCTCCAAGTTCAGCCATTGAAAAAAAACTTATTGAGCAAGATGCCAAGGGAAAGCTTTTAATTGTTAATCCGTATCCAGCTAAGCCTGGCATGCCGGAAACGGATCCCCGCAATCAGCTCAAGTTATTCGTTTATCCTGATACTAGGCATAACCGAGACGAATTAAATAACTTAGTTGCAGCACTCCAATTATATGATTTTGCTATCCCGCAATATCATGCCGGTGCGTTTGGACCTAGCGCGATTGCTGGAGGAGATGGTGCTGCGGAAGATCGCTTACTCGAACGTTTTAGCAATGATTTGAAAAACTGGGAAAAGCTTACAATCCGTGCTCTGGCACAGCAAGAATATGATTTGATTTTTTCTTACCACCCCATGCTCGATAGAATCGGACATCTTTGGGGCAAAGCGGTGCGCTACAAGCAAAACCCAATTCTTACTGAAAAATTCACTAAAGCCTTAAGGTTGCTTGATCAGAGTTTGGGTCAAATTCTTGATACTACTGAAAAAGTGGATCATTGGGTGGTGATCAGCGATCATGGCTTGCATGGCCGGGCACTTAAAACTCAGCCTTTAGCGCACCCGGATAGTCGAGGAATTGCAATGTTTGATTCCAAATTGGTCGACCATCACTTAGCTTCAAGGTCCATTCAATCTAAAGATTTACGCGCGATCATTGAGCGAGCGGTGCGTGGATTTGATACTCTAGTTTTTTCTCAAGGAGAGACGATCTATCAGTTTTTTCTCAAGCAATTGCAGCCACTAGCTCGCGAGTTGATGCAGCGGCCGCTAGTGCTAAAGAGTCCAATTACTAAGAGCTTTTATTTTGCCTTAGCGGATCAAGCTACAACGCATGCGATGAACGTTAGCAAGATTGAGACTAACCAATTTAAAGATGCGATTTTGTATTTCAATCGACCCTCAACTACTGTCATTTATGCTGATGGTAAACAGCAAGAAATTCATGTCGGAGATCACCAAAATCGAGCGCTTGTGAGGTTTGCACTATTCGACGCTCAGCAAGGGATCAGGCTGAAGTTCTCGACCTTATCGAATGCACAGCAGCCACGAGAAATGTTATTCTTGAGCTATGATCTAAATAATTTACGACAGTATACGTTGGGGTCGGATCTTAAACTTTGGGATAAAACTTACCCCGAACATTGCATGCTCACAAAAGCGACAGATCCTGCCGCAGTTTCGAAATTTCTACTTACAAGCTCGATTGTTGGATTCGATGCTAAGTCATTTTATGAACTTAGTAATGCGCAGCAAGATTTAGTTTTAGATACAATTGGAATTAGTTTGGCCGAAACATTTAAAGCCTATCAATTTGGTCTTGAGCGTTATGGGGAGGCAAGTGGGTGGAATATTCTTTCACTTACAGTTTTAGCTCCTTATTTTAGCGGTGGAGGACAAATTGTTATTCCTGTTGGTCAGAACCTAAGCACCAGCAGCGCTGACTGCGATTACTTTCATGACGACTTTCATAGCCGCTACCCGATTCGAGTCAAGCTGGAAGAATTAATTTCGCATTATACTGCGACAAAACACCCCAAACTGTTTACTAAACTGACCCGAGAGCAGCGTGTTAATCTTTTTAGAACTTTCCTAAAAGAACCCGATCTTAAGCTACGCGACGAAATTAGTGTTCAAGACCTTGAATACTTTGCGGCAATACTCACAACCGAGCAACGGCAAATTAATGAGTACATTCAGGAGCTTCTGCAGCAAGCAAAGCATTCTCCCAGTGCTAAGCAACGCTACTTTAGCTATGGCGCTGGAGCTCCATTGCAACCATACTATTAA
- a CDS encoding CDP-archaeol synthase, whose product MLQFVADSLWFYAPAYLANLAPYLWSRFFGFDMRLDRGLTVFGQDLIGPSRSLGGVYCVISVSLVFGLLTDTLLASLHMGLGALSGSIFNSILKRRLKIQSGGRFQIFDETDFLIGGALGYLSYSALPWKEASAGILLGAAIHRTVNIFVRPLYERMINHQN is encoded by the coding sequence ATGCTGCAATTCGTAGCTGATAGTCTTTGGTTTTATGCTCCGGCATATCTGGCCAACCTAGCACCATATCTTTGGTCACGTTTTTTCGGGTTCGACATGCGTCTCGATCGTGGCCTAACAGTTTTTGGACAGGATTTAATAGGTCCGAGTAGAAGTCTTGGCGGTGTATATTGCGTAATCTCGGTCAGTTTAGTTTTTGGTCTGCTGACTGATACTCTCCTTGCTTCATTACATATGGGACTTGGCGCCTTGTCTGGGTCGATTTTCAATAGCATTCTCAAACGGCGCTTAAAAATCCAATCAGGGGGTCGCTTTCAAATCTTTGATGAGACTGATTTTTTAATTGGCGGTGCCCTTGGTTATCTTTCTTATTCCGCTTTACCGTGGAAGGAAGCAAGTGCTGGAATATTACTTGGCGCAGCGATTCATCGCACAGTAAACATTTTTGTCCGCCCACTTTATGAGCGGATGATTAATCATCAGAACTAA
- a CDS encoding 30S ribosomal protein S18, translating into MASDQDASNAISQLNGFNLDGRNIKVTEDRNAGGRPQGGRSFAPREDRRFNNNGPRRDFQNGSQFRQQAAQNDTRRRKKVDPFEEDETLFVDYKDARYLKRFMSERGKILPRRLTGLTSHNQRAVSRAIKRAQHIALLPYSGS; encoded by the coding sequence ATGGCATCTGACCAAGATGCTTCAAATGCAATTTCTCAGCTGAACGGCTTTAATCTTGATGGCCGCAACATTAAAGTTACTGAAGACCGCAACGCTGGTGGCCGACCTCAAGGTGGACGTTCTTTTGCTCCACGCGAGGACCGTCGCTTCAACAATAATGGCCCACGTCGTGATTTTCAAAATGGCTCTCAATTCCGCCAACAAGCTGCGCAAAATGACACGCGCCGCCGTAAAAAGGTCGACCCATTCGAGGAAGACGAAACATTATTTGTCGATTACAAAGACGCGCGTTATTTGAAGCGTTTCATGAGTGAACGCGGAAAAATTCTTCCACGCCGCTTAACTGGACTAACTTCACACAACCAACGTGCTGTTTCTCGTGCGATTAAACGTGCTCAGCATATTGCGCTACTTCCGTACTCAGGATCATAA
- a CDS encoding isocitrate/isopropylmalate dehydrogenase family protein, with protein MSEAKTVVLIRGDGIGPEITDAVLKVLDCLKLNLRFIEAEIGLKAVERFNDPLPEDTLNLLREYKVGLKGPTTTAIGTGFKSVNVGLRKALDLYANVRPAVSMTGVKSRYENVNLVTIRENTEGLYSGIEHEVVPGVVESLKIVTRKASTRIAEFAFNYAREQGHKKITFVHKANIMKLSDGLSLECYREVAKNFPEIPVEEKIVDAMAMELVLHPEKFDLLLMENLYGDILSDLCAGLVGGLGLAPSGNIGVNGAVFEAVHGSAPDLAGKGSANPTALLLSAAMMLDYLGLHREAQQIDAAIKKTIAQGKFVTADLGGKSSTLEYTSAVIDHLGV; from the coding sequence TTGAGCGAAGCTAAGACCGTAGTATTAATCAGGGGCGACGGCATCGGGCCTGAAATTACCGATGCTGTGCTCAAGGTTTTAGACTGCCTTAAGCTTAATCTTAGATTTATTGAGGCCGAAATCGGACTTAAAGCCGTTGAACGCTTTAATGATCCACTCCCTGAGGACACCCTCAATCTATTACGCGAATATAAAGTCGGCTTAAAGGGGCCGACAACGACGGCAATCGGCACGGGATTTAAAAGTGTCAACGTCGGCTTACGTAAAGCCCTTGACCTCTACGCCAATGTCCGCCCAGCCGTGAGCATGACTGGAGTAAAGAGTCGTTACGAGAATGTTAACCTCGTTACAATTCGAGAAAATACGGAAGGGCTTTATTCCGGCATTGAGCATGAAGTTGTTCCCGGCGTTGTCGAGAGCCTTAAAATTGTCACACGTAAGGCCAGCACGCGGATTGCAGAATTTGCCTTTAACTATGCCCGCGAGCAAGGGCATAAGAAAATCACCTTCGTCCATAAAGCCAACATCATGAAACTTTCTGATGGCTTATCACTGGAATGCTATCGTGAGGTCGCAAAAAATTTCCCGGAAATTCCAGTCGAGGAAAAAATCGTCGACGCAATGGCAATGGAACTGGTTTTACATCCAGAGAAATTTGATTTGCTATTGATGGAGAATCTTTATGGCGACATCTTGTCCGATCTCTGTGCCGGATTAGTTGGTGGATTAGGTCTAGCCCCAAGTGGAAATATTGGCGTGAATGGCGCGGTCTTTGAAGCCGTGCATGGGTCTGCTCCCGATCTTGCCGGTAAGGGCAGCGCTAATCCAACAGCATTACTGCTCTCGGCTGCGATGATGCTGGATTATTTGGGACTCCACCGCGAGGCGCAACAAATTGATGCGGCAATTAAGAAAACTATTGCTCAAGGTAAATTTGTTACAGCTGATCTTGGTGGCAAATCATCAACACTCGAATATACAAGTGCTGTGATTGATCATCTCGGCGTTTAA
- the purT gene encoding formate-dependent phosphoribosylglycinamide formyltransferase — protein MTTIGTPLRSNATKVLFCGAGELGKEVVIELQRLGVEVIAVDRYHHAPAMQVAHRSHVISMLDGEALRKVIEAEKPDYIVPEIEAIATDTLIELEREGFTVIPTARAAKLTMNREGIRRLVAEELKIKTSPYRFAENEADYQAAIQAIGLPCVVKPIMSSSGKGQSVVKQHTDIATAWKYAQEGGRAGGGKVIVEGFIPFDYEITLLTVRHLGGTSFCDPIGHLQIDGDYRESWQPQTMSPAALSEAKRIAKAVTDNLGGRGIFGVELFIRGDEVYFSEVSPRPHDTGLVTLISQDLSEFALHARAILGLPIPNIRSHGPAASAALVVEGHSEKVSYGNLEATLDLPDTQIRLFGKPEISGHRRMGVCLARGTSIEEARKKANHSLQSICVTVE, from the coding sequence ATGACAACGATTGGGACCCCTTTACGATCTAACGCGACAAAGGTACTTTTTTGCGGCGCGGGAGAACTAGGTAAAGAAGTAGTGATCGAACTACAGCGCTTGGGCGTTGAAGTGATTGCCGTGGACCGTTATCACCACGCCCCAGCGATGCAGGTCGCGCACCGTTCACATGTAATTTCTATGCTCGACGGGGAAGCCCTCCGTAAGGTGATAGAAGCTGAAAAGCCCGATTATATTGTCCCTGAGATTGAGGCAATCGCAACTGACACACTAATTGAACTTGAGCGCGAAGGATTTACTGTCATCCCCACGGCACGTGCTGCAAAACTAACGATGAATCGTGAGGGCATACGCCGGCTTGTTGCTGAAGAATTAAAAATTAAGACTTCTCCATACCGCTTTGCAGAGAATGAAGCCGACTACCAAGCTGCAATTCAAGCGATTGGCTTACCTTGTGTAGTTAAGCCAATCATGAGTTCCTCAGGTAAAGGGCAAAGTGTCGTTAAACAACATACTGACATCGCTACCGCTTGGAAGTATGCCCAAGAAGGTGGTCGTGCAGGCGGAGGAAAAGTAATTGTCGAAGGTTTTATTCCCTTTGACTACGAGATTACTCTACTGACTGTAAGGCACCTCGGCGGAACATCTTTTTGTGACCCGATTGGGCATCTGCAGATTGATGGAGATTACCGCGAATCTTGGCAGCCGCAAACCATGAGCCCTGCGGCACTGAGCGAAGCTAAACGCATTGCCAAAGCAGTGACTGACAATTTAGGCGGGCGCGGGATTTTCGGCGTTGAGCTCTTTATCCGCGGGGACGAAGTATATTTTAGTGAAGTTTCGCCACGACCGCACGACACAGGACTTGTCACATTAATCTCACAGGACTTGTCCGAATTCGCACTACACGCTCGCGCCATTCTTGGACTACCGATTCCAAATATTCGCTCACACGGTCCGGCTGCATCTGCGGCACTAGTAGTTGAAGGTCATTCAGAAAAAGTTAGTTACGGTAATCTAGAAGCTACTTTGGATCTTCCAGACACGCAAATTAGACTTTTTGGGAAACCTGAAATCTCTGGACACAGGCGCATGGGAGTCTGCCTTGCTCGTGGAACTTCCATTGAAGAGGCACGAAAAAAAGCAAACCACTCACTTCAATCAATTTGTGTCACAGTTGAATAA
- a CDS encoding RNA methyltransferase, protein MLARHPLEDFIVPERSAKLREVLAQRTKQLTLVVDQIFHPHNISAVIRSADAFGIADLHVIGNNFSSNQGIALGSERWITFHRYNSGQEAAQALSAAGYALVVLEPEYLSRQKSHLKTFAVSDLPFNEKLAIVLGSEKQGVSPELKAQASFAAHIPMYGFVESFNVSVACAITLFCSTLKGRKLETLSDTEQAQLLDYWLRRDIDGSDLILKRLGIK, encoded by the coding sequence ATGTTAGCACGTCACCCCTTAGAGGATTTTATTGTCCCTGAAAGAAGCGCAAAGTTGCGCGAGGTCCTAGCGCAGCGTACTAAACAGTTAACACTTGTCGTCGATCAAATTTTTCACCCGCATAATATTTCTGCAGTAATTCGTAGTGCCGATGCCTTTGGAATTGCCGACTTACACGTGATTGGTAATAATTTTAGTTCTAATCAAGGCATTGCTTTAGGATCAGAGCGTTGGATAACCTTCCACCGGTATAATTCTGGTCAAGAAGCTGCCCAAGCATTAAGCGCGGCAGGGTATGCACTTGTCGTACTTGAGCCTGAGTATCTTTCTCGACAAAAATCCCATTTAAAGACTTTCGCCGTCAGCGACTTACCATTTAACGAGAAGCTTGCGATTGTTCTGGGCAGTGAAAAACAAGGCGTTAGTCCTGAGCTTAAAGCACAGGCAAGTTTTGCCGCACATATCCCGATGTATGGATTTGTAGAAAGTTTTAATGTTTCCGTAGCTTGTGCGATTACGCTGTTTTGCTCAACCTTAAAAGGGCGCAAACTTGAAACCCTCAGCGACACAGAACAAGCTCAGCTACTAGACTACTGGCTTAGACGCGATATCGATGGTAGTGATCTAATTCTCAAACGTCTCGGGATCAAATGA
- a CDS encoding aconitate hydratase: MDIKALYSKLETKVQSARKILNRPLTLAEKILYSHLDQSEDITKIVRGKSLVKLHPDRVAMQDATAQMAMLQFMSAGRAEAAVPSSIHCDHLIRAETGVKEDMLRALDENHEVYDFLASSASKYGIDFWRPGSGIIHQVVLENYAFPGGLMIGTDSHTPNAGGMGMAAIGVGGADAAEVMAGLPWTLTWPKLVGIKLSGELKGWTSPKDVILKVAGILTVKGGTGKIVEYFGPGVASMSLTGRATITNMGAELGATTSIFSYDDRSARYLKMTKRDETAAAAQSHLAFFSPDPEVQADPKSFYDEVYEIDLSTLEPHVVGPHTPDLARPISKLAEDAAQHGYPNEIRVALIGSCTNSSYEDIGRATTVAETAIKHGIKAKIPLMITPGSEQVFATIERDGMLEKLTAIGGTVLANACGPCIGQWNRKDIKKGELNTIVTSFNRNFKQRNDGNPETMAFIASPEVVTAFALSGSLSFNPLTDSLTGANGEKFKLNIPQADELPAQGFLSRDSGLVKPATDKAKVQIIVPAGSDRLALLKPFPTWNEGDFENLLLLLKAEGKCTTDHISPAGPWLKYRGHLDKISDNMFSGAVNAFTREAGKGLNQLNGKVEAFTTVARDYQAKGRGWIVVGDENYGEGSSREHAAMSPRFLGARAILVKSFARIHETNLKKQGLLPLTFIDPNDYAKIKVADTFAIKGVSTLTPEKPLDLVITHQDGTTETIQVRHGFKTDELAWFKAGSAMNSIHH, encoded by the coding sequence ATGGATATTAAAGCACTTTACTCTAAACTAGAAACAAAAGTTCAATCCGCTCGTAAAATTCTCAATCGCCCTCTAACACTAGCAGAAAAAATACTCTATTCGCACCTTGACCAGAGCGAAGATATTACAAAAATTGTCCGCGGTAAAAGCTTGGTAAAACTCCACCCGGATCGTGTAGCCATGCAAGATGCAACTGCCCAAATGGCAATGCTACAATTTATGTCGGCAGGTAGAGCCGAGGCTGCAGTCCCCTCATCCATTCACTGCGATCATTTAATTCGCGCTGAAACAGGTGTGAAAGAAGACATGCTGAGAGCGCTCGATGAAAACCATGAAGTTTATGATTTTTTAGCTTCTTCAGCTTCTAAGTATGGAATCGATTTTTGGCGACCAGGTTCTGGAATCATTCACCAAGTTGTACTTGAAAATTATGCTTTCCCGGGTGGACTAATGATCGGGACAGACTCACACACGCCAAATGCAGGTGGAATGGGTATGGCCGCAATCGGCGTTGGCGGAGCTGACGCAGCAGAAGTAATGGCTGGACTCCCTTGGACATTAACTTGGCCGAAGTTAGTTGGCATTAAGCTTAGCGGCGAACTCAAAGGTTGGACATCACCGAAAGATGTGATCCTTAAAGTTGCTGGAATTCTTACTGTTAAGGGCGGCACAGGAAAGATTGTTGAATATTTTGGTCCAGGTGTTGCCTCGATGAGTCTGACTGGCCGCGCAACGATTACCAATATGGGAGCTGAACTTGGAGCAACAACATCCATTTTCTCCTATGATGATCGTTCTGCACGTTACTTAAAAATGACTAAGCGCGACGAGACTGCTGCGGCCGCTCAAAGCCATTTAGCGTTTTTTTCTCCCGATCCCGAAGTACAAGCAGACCCTAAATCATTCTACGATGAAGTTTATGAAATCGATCTCTCGACCTTAGAGCCGCATGTTGTTGGACCACACACCCCTGACTTAGCTCGACCAATTTCAAAGCTTGCTGAAGACGCAGCTCAACACGGTTATCCCAATGAAATCCGTGTCGCACTAATCGGTTCCTGCACGAATTCTTCATATGAAGACATCGGCCGCGCCACAACTGTCGCAGAAACAGCAATCAAGCATGGCATTAAAGCTAAAATTCCTTTGATGATTACTCCTGGTTCAGAGCAAGTTTTTGCTACAATCGAACGCGATGGCATGCTCGAAAAACTAACTGCGATTGGTGGCACTGTCTTAGCTAATGCTTGTGGACCTTGCATTGGTCAGTGGAACCGCAAAGATATTAAAAAGGGCGAACTCAATACAATCGTTACCTCCTTTAACCGCAACTTCAAGCAACGTAACGACGGAAACCCAGAAACAATGGCCTTCATTGCCAGTCCTGAAGTTGTCACTGCCTTTGCTTTAAGTGGCAGTCTTTCCTTTAATCCCTTGACTGATAGCTTGACAGGAGCAAACGGCGAAAAATTTAAATTAAATATTCCGCAGGCAGATGAACTACCGGCGCAAGGATTTCTTTCCCGTGATTCTGGCTTAGTGAAACCAGCGACAGATAAAGCAAAAGTGCAAATTATTGTTCCAGCTGGAAGTGACCGCCTAGCCTTATTGAAACCGTTTCCAACCTGGAACGAAGGGGACTTCGAAAACTTGTTGTTACTCTTAAAAGCTGAGGGCAAGTGCACAACTGACCATATCTCTCCGGCCGGCCCCTGGCTCAAGTATCGCGGACATCTTGATAAAATCAGCGACAATATGTTTAGCGGTGCAGTTAACGCGTTTACTCGTGAGGCCGGTAAAGGACTAAATCAACTCAATGGTAAAGTTGAAGCCTTCACCACTGTAGCACGCGATTATCAGGCAAAAGGCCGAGGTTGGATCGTTGTCGGTGATGAAAACTACGGAGAGGGTTCAAGCCGTGAGCATGCGGCAATGTCTCCGCGCTTTCTCGGAGCTCGTGCAATTTTAGTGAAAAGTTTCGCTCGCATTCACGAAACAAACTTAAAAAAACAAGGTCTCTTACCTTTAACTTTTATCGACCCGAACGATTATGCAAAGATTAAAGTCGCAGATACCTTTGCAATTAAAGGAGTCTCGACATTAACTCCAGAAAAACCACTTGATTTAGTAATCACGCATCAGGATGGAACGACTGAGACCATTCAAGTGCGACATGGTTTCAAAACTGATGAACTGGCCTGGTTTAAAGCTGGCTCTGCAATGAATAGTATTCATCACTAG